One window from the genome of [Clostridium] celerecrescens 18A encodes:
- a CDS encoding Fur family transcriptional regulator, translating into MKQEIFKNMLREKGLKVTNQRMLVLELMAERPGQHLTAEEIYDLARQECPEIGLATIYRTVQVLVDLSVIDKVSFDDGFARYELGGLDRESRHHHHHAICNRCGNVFSFQGDLLDTLEQALLDRTGFLVTDHEVKLHGYCRECREAMEEEQDGKS; encoded by the coding sequence ATGAAACAGGAAATATTTAAAAATATGCTTCGAGAGAAAGGACTCAAGGTGACCAACCAGCGCATGCTGGTACTGGAACTCATGGCAGAGCGCCCCGGGCAGCACCTGACTGCGGAAGAGATCTATGATCTGGCCAGGCAGGAGTGCCCGGAGATTGGGCTTGCCACGATTTACAGGACCGTGCAGGTACTTGTGGATCTATCTGTGATTGACAAGGTCAGTTTTGACGATGGATTCGCCCGCTATGAATTAGGGGGCTTGGATCGTGAGTCCAGACATCACCACCACCACGCGATTTGCAACCGATGCGGAAACGTATTTTCCTTTCAAGGCGATTTACTGGATACGCTGGAGCAGGCCCTTCTTGACAGGACAGGTTTTCTTGTGACCGATCATGAAGTGAAGCTGCACGGGTATTGCAGGGAATGCCGGGAGGCAATGGAAGAAGAACAGGACGGAAAATCATAA
- a CDS encoding ribonuclease J has product MKKQDSNAKVKIIPLGGMEQIGMNITAFECEDSIIIVDCGLAFPTDDMLGIDLVIPDVSYLKQNIDKVKGFVITHGHEDHIGALPYILRDINVPVYGTKLTIALIENKLKEHNLLKNTKRKVIKHGQSVNLGCFRIEFIKTNHSIADASALAIFSPAGVILHTGDFKIDYTPVFGEPADLERFAELGKKGVLAMMCDSTNATRAGFTPSEKTVGKTFDNIFADHKNNRIIVATFASNVDRVQQVINSAAKFGRKVVVEGRSMVNVIGTASELGYINIPDGTLIEIDQLKNYPDEQTVLITTGSQGESMAALSRMASSTHKKISIKPTDVIILSSHPIPGNEKAVSKVINELSMKGAEVISDDTHVSGHACQEEIKLMYALVRPKYAIPVHGEYRHIMAQKNLVQAMGTPKENVIIMSSGDVVELGQESWKIVDHVQAGGILVDGLGVGDVGNIVLRDRQNLAQNGIIVVVLTLEKYSNQLLAGPDIVSRGFVYVRESEDLMEEARNVVNDAVADCLDRHVNDWGKIKNVIRDSLSDFLWKRMKRNPMILPIIMEV; this is encoded by the coding sequence TTGAAAAAACAAGACAGCAACGCGAAAGTTAAAATCATTCCTTTAGGCGGAATGGAACAGATCGGTATGAATATCACTGCTTTTGAATGTGAAGACAGCATCATCATTGTGGACTGCGGACTGGCATTCCCAACCGATGATATGTTAGGAATCGATCTGGTGATACCGGATGTCTCTTACCTGAAACAGAACATTGATAAGGTAAAGGGATTTGTTATCACTCATGGCCACGAGGACCATATCGGCGCTCTTCCTTATATTTTAAGGGATATTAATGTGCCGGTATACGGAACAAAGCTTACTATAGCCCTAATCGAGAACAAGCTGAAAGAACATAATTTATTGAAAAACACCAAGAGAAAGGTGATCAAGCATGGGCAGTCCGTTAATTTAGGCTGTTTCCGTATTGAATTTATCAAAACCAACCACAGCATCGCCGATGCCTCCGCCCTTGCCATTTTTTCACCGGCCGGCGTGATTCTGCATACAGGCGATTTTAAGATTGACTATACTCCCGTATTCGGGGAACCGGCTGATTTAGAGCGTTTTGCCGAGCTGGGCAAAAAGGGCGTTCTGGCCATGATGTGTGACAGCACCAATGCTACAAGAGCCGGGTTTACTCCTTCGGAAAAGACCGTGGGAAAAACCTTTGATAACATTTTTGCAGACCATAAGAATAACCGCATCATTGTAGCTACCTTTGCATCAAACGTGGACCGGGTACAGCAGGTCATCAATTCCGCAGCCAAGTTTGGCCGCAAGGTAGTGGTAGAGGGCCGCAGCATGGTCAATGTAATCGGCACGGCCAGTGAGCTTGGCTATATAAATATTCCGGATGGAACCCTCATTGAAATTGACCAGTTAAAAAATTACCCCGATGAGCAGACTGTGCTCATCACCACCGGAAGCCAGGGAGAATCCATGGCAGCACTTTCCCGTATGGCAAGCAGCACTCATAAAAAGATTTCCATTAAGCCGACCGATGTGATAATTTTAAGCTCCCATCCGATTCCCGGCAATGAAAAGGCTGTTTCAAAGGTCATTAACGAGCTTTCCATGAAGGGAGCAGAGGTAATCAGCGATGACACTCATGTATCGGGACATGCATGCCAGGAGGAAATCAAGTTGATGTATGCCCTGGTCCGTCCCAAATACGCCATCCCGGTGCACGGTGAATACCGTCATATCATGGCCCAGAAAAATCTGGTTCAGGCGATGGGAACCCCAAAGGAGAATGTGATTATCATGTCCTCCGGCGATGTGGTGGAACTGGGACAGGAATCCTGGAAGATCGTGGACCATGTGCAGGCAGGAGGAATCCTGGTAGATGGTCTTGGCGTCGGAGATGTAGGGAATATCGTTTTAAGAGACAGACAGAACCTGGCCCAGAACGGAATTATCGTGGTGGTTCTGACCCTGGAGAAATACTCCAATCAGCTTTTGGCAGGTCCGGATATTGTATCCAGAGGATTTGTTTATGTGCGAGAGTCTGAGGATTTAATGGAGGAGGCAAGGAACGTTGTCAATGACGCTGTTGCTGACTGCCTGGACCGCCATGTCAATGACTGGGGTAAGATTAAGAATGTGATACGGGATAGCTTAAGCGACTTTTTATGGAAGCGGATGAAACGGAATCCTATGATTCTGCCAATCATTATGGAAGTATAG
- a CDS encoding helix-turn-helix domain-containing protein, giving the protein MAEYIGQHYMEPVSLEDLAAFAGFSKYHFSRIFMAYYQTSLPEYITSVRISKAKELLENPDLSIMDVAFQSGFLSLSSFNRTFKQRNNCTPSQFRKMFDYFPA; this is encoded by the coding sequence GTGGCTGAATATATCGGGCAGCACTATATGGAGCCGGTCAGTTTAGAGGACCTAGCTGCTTTTGCAGGCTTCAGCAAATACCATTTTTCCAGAATCTTTATGGCCTACTACCAGACCTCTCTGCCGGAGTACATCACTTCCGTACGGATTTCCAAGGCAAAAGAGCTGTTGGAAAATCCGGATTTATCCATTATGGACGTGGCATTCCAGTCCGGCTTTTTAAGCCTGTCATCCTTTAACCGGACCTTTAAGCAGAGAAACAACTGCACGCCTTCCCAGTTTCGGAAAATGTTCGACTATTTTCCGGCCTGA
- a CDS encoding O-methyltransferase, giving the protein MIVNDRITDYIKSLETDRSPLLSKIGKKARQEGVPIIREETAAFLQTMTAAMRPKAILEVGTAVGYSTLLMAEVMPPECHITTIEKYEKRIPEAKENFIEAGETKRITLLEGDAQEILKGLDRPFDLVFMDAAKGQYLLWLPRILELMAPGGMLISDNVLQDGDIIESRYAVERRNRTIHGRMREYLYELKHSERLTTTIVPIGDGITVSILI; this is encoded by the coding sequence ATGATTGTAAACGACAGGATAACGGATTATATAAAGTCTCTGGAAACAGACAGAAGCCCGCTCCTTTCAAAGATCGGAAAAAAGGCGAGGCAGGAAGGCGTCCCGATCATCAGGGAAGAAACTGCGGCTTTTCTCCAGACAATGACGGCTGCCATGAGGCCAAAGGCCATTCTGGAGGTTGGTACGGCGGTGGGGTACTCTACTCTTTTAATGGCTGAGGTTATGCCGCCTGAATGCCATATCACCACCATAGAAAAATATGAAAAAAGGATTCCAGAGGCTAAAGAAAATTTTATAGAGGCCGGAGAGACTAAGCGGATCACCTTGCTTGAAGGAGATGCGCAGGAGATATTAAAGGGGCTTGACCGCCCCTTTGACCTTGTTTTCATGGATGCAGCCAAGGGGCAGTATCTTTTGTGGCTGCCAAGGATCTTAGAGCTTATGGCCCCCGGAGGGATGTTGATTTCCGATAATGTCCTTCAGGATGGGGATATCATAGAATCCCGCTATGCGGTGGAGCGACGGAACCGGACCATTCACGGGCGGATGCGGGAATACTTATATGAGCTAAAGCATTCTGAACGGCTTACAACGACCATTGTACCAATCGGGGACGGGATCACCGTCAGCATTCTGATCTAA
- a CDS encoding DUF1292 domain-containing protein, which yields MNSDEKKITLTTDSGENVEFYVLEETRINGMNYLLVTDAADDDDEGECYILKDLSKQEDSQALYEFVEDDNEIDYLFKIFSELLDGADVDIQI from the coding sequence ATGAACAGTGATGAGAAGAAGATTACCCTGACAACGGATTCAGGGGAAAACGTGGAGTTTTACGTTCTGGAGGAAACCAGAATTAATGGGATGAATTATCTGCTGGTAACTGATGCGGCAGATGACGATGACGAAGGGGAATGTTACATCTTAAAGGATTTGTCAAAGCAGGAAGACAGCCAGGCTTTGTATGAGTTTGTAGAGGATGATAACGAGATAGATTATTTATTTAAGATATTTTCCGAACTGCTTGACGGAGCAGATGTGGATATTCAAATTTGA
- the ruvX gene encoding Holliday junction resolvase RuvX, producing MRIMGLDYGSKTVGVAVSDLLGITAQGVETITREDENKLRKTCARIEELIREYEIEAIVLGYPKNMNNTAGDRAEKTEQFKEMLVRRTGLTVILWDERLTTVASERILQESGVRREHRKAVIDKVAAGLILQGYLDSLKQETGNEQ from the coding sequence ATGAGGATTATGGGGCTTGATTACGGTTCTAAAACTGTAGGAGTTGCAGTTTCTGACTTACTTGGTATAACCGCCCAGGGAGTGGAGACAATTACGAGAGAAGACGAGAATAAACTGAGAAAGACCTGTGCCCGGATTGAGGAACTGATCCGGGAATATGAGATTGAAGCCATTGTCCTCGGCTATCCGAAAAATATGAATAATACGGCCGGTGACCGGGCCGAGAAAACGGAACAGTTTAAAGAGATGCTCGTGAGGCGGACAGGACTTACCGTCATTCTATGGGATGAACGGCTTACGACCGTTGCATCGGAGAGAATCTTACAGGAAAGCGGTGTAAGACGAGAACACCGCAAGGCAGTCATTGATAAGGTGGCGGCAGGGCTGATCCTGCAGGGCTATCTGGACAGCTTAAAGCAGGAGACAGGAAATGAACAGTGA
- a CDS encoding endolytic transglycosylase MltG, whose amino-acid sequence MSRATKEINKITGAVIAISSRLIILALVILLLYEGVTRGYEFGHEIFYASAMEAEPGRDKEITINKGTSVSQTAKLLKDNGLISNEYSFIIQAEFFAYKVNPGDYTLNTSMTSKEILQMMNENTEEKEVKK is encoded by the coding sequence ATGAGCCGTGCGACGAAAGAGATTAATAAAATAACTGGAGCAGTCATTGCGATTTCAAGCAGGCTTATTATCCTTGCCCTGGTGATCCTCCTCCTTTATGAGGGAGTTACAAGAGGATATGAGTTCGGCCATGAGATATTCTATGCCTCTGCAATGGAAGCAGAGCCGGGACGGGACAAGGAGATAACTATTAACAAAGGAACTTCTGTGTCCCAGACGGCAAAGCTTCTAAAGGATAATGGTTTGATATCCAATGAATATTCCTTTATCATACAGGCGGAGTTTTTTGCTTATAAGGTAAACCCGGGAGACTATACCTTAAACACTTCCATGACCTCCAAGGAAATCCTTCAGATGATGAATGAGAATACAGAGGAAAAGGAAGTAAAAAAATGA
- a CDS encoding IreB family regulatory phosphoprotein, with the protein MGDIHNTQFFKAVQENKLNVSQVLEQVYIALNEKGYNPINQIVGYIMSGDPTYITSHKNARSLIMKVERDEILEELMGVYIDTKLK; encoded by the coding sequence ATGGGCGATATTCATAATACGCAATTTTTCAAGGCAGTGCAGGAAAATAAACTGAATGTTAGCCAGGTGCTGGAGCAGGTTTATATTGCCCTTAATGAGAAGGGCTATAATCCTATTAACCAGATCGTGGGCTATATTATGTCAGGAGATCCTACTTATATTACCAGCCATAAGAATGCCAGAAGTCTTATCATGAAAGTTGAGCGGGATGAGATTTTGGAAGAACTTATGGGAGTATATATTGATACGAAGTTGAAATAA
- a CDS encoding hydantoinase/oxoprolinase family protein produces MSNRAIRIGIDVGGTHTKAVAIDNSTNEIVGKGSVMTTHHDENGVATGVVEAFKKCLSENDIKPEEVIFIAHSTTQATNALLEGDVAKVGVIGMSGGGLEAFFTKRQTKIKDIDLGTGKWINIDHSFMKTKDMTPDNVSSMIKKMADQGDKVIVASKAFGVDNMKEERMVAEIAEGQGIPCTVASDITKLYGLTTRTRTACLNASILPKMLDTANSTERSVRAAKVTVPLMIMRGDGGVMEINEMKKRPILTMLSGPAASVIGALMYLRASNGIYFEVGGTSTNIGVIKNGRPAVDYSIIGGHRTYVNSLDVRVLGVAGGSMIRAKKGAIVDVGPRSAHIANMGYACFTEPELFEGAELYYIKPRENDPSDYVAIRLKNGESVTITNTCAANVLGILEDGDYAMGNYESSCKAMQLLADEVGLSIKDTARAILQKACDKIKPVIEDLIDKYKIEREQIVLVGAGGGAGTLLTFTANEMNFKYQIPVNAEVISSIGVALAMVREMVERTIPNPTAEDIAALKKEAKALAMNSGAVEDSIEVYVEIDEQAQKVTAIAMGSTEVKTTDLMKNCDEEEALQIAAESIGLEQSKMKMAGSNGSIFVVTAEKDGKTPVRMIDKKGFVKVQRSNGTVLVTTKSRLRDDLKLAWDKASNFSSEVRINPDCYIAAESRVIDYSGIPALEQVTGLAGVELIDIKEDAEIILVLARNEL; encoded by the coding sequence ATGAGCAACAGAGCAATAAGAATTGGCATTGATGTGGGCGGAACCCATACAAAGGCCGTAGCGATAGACAACAGCACAAACGAAATTGTAGGTAAAGGGTCGGTTATGACAACCCACCACGACGAAAACGGAGTGGCAACAGGTGTTGTGGAAGCATTTAAAAAATGTCTTTCTGAGAATGATATTAAACCGGAAGAAGTCATTTTTATTGCTCACAGTACCACACAGGCTACCAATGCCTTGTTAGAAGGAGATGTGGCCAAAGTCGGAGTGATCGGGATGAGCGGCGGCGGTCTGGAGGCATTCTTTACAAAACGCCAGACAAAAATCAAGGATATTGATTTAGGCACCGGAAAGTGGATCAATATTGACCATAGTTTTATGAAAACCAAGGACATGACACCGGATAACGTATCTTCTATGATCAAAAAGATGGCAGATCAGGGAGATAAGGTAATCGTAGCCAGCAAAGCATTTGGCGTAGATAATATGAAAGAAGAGCGCATGGTTGCAGAGATTGCGGAAGGCCAGGGAATCCCCTGCACCGTGGCTTCTGATATTACAAAGCTCTATGGCCTGACGACCCGCACACGCACCGCCTGCCTCAATGCATCGATCCTGCCGAAAATGCTGGATACTGCCAATTCCACGGAGCGAAGTGTACGTGCCGCAAAGGTAACGGTTCCTCTTATGATCATGCGCGGTGACGGCGGAGTCATGGAAATCAATGAAATGAAAAAGCGTCCCATCCTTACCATGCTTTCAGGACCTGCGGCCAGCGTGATCGGCGCTCTTATGTATCTTCGTGCTTCTAACGGCATTTATTTTGAGGTTGGCGGAACATCTACCAACATCGGGGTGATCAAAAACGGCCGCCCGGCAGTGGATTATTCCATTATCGGAGGACACAGAACTTATGTAAACAGCCTTGATGTCCGGGTGCTGGGGGTTGCCGGCGGAAGTATGATCCGTGCGAAAAAGGGTGCTATCGTTGATGTGGGTCCTCGTTCTGCCCATATTGCAAATATGGGATATGCGTGTTTCACAGAGCCGGAGCTGTTTGAAGGGGCAGAATTATACTACATTAAGCCTCGTGAAAATGACCCCAGTGACTATGTGGCAATCCGATTAAAGAATGGCGAAAGTGTAACCATTACAAATACATGCGCTGCCAATGTACTTGGAATCCTGGAAGACGGGGATTATGCAATGGGCAATTACGAATCCAGCTGTAAAGCCATGCAGCTTCTGGCAGATGAAGTGGGCTTGTCCATTAAAGATACGGCAAGAGCCATTCTTCAGAAGGCTTGTGATAAAATCAAACCAGTCATTGAGGATCTGATCGATAAATATAAAATTGAAAGAGAACAGATCGTGCTGGTAGGCGCCGGAGGCGGTGCCGGAACACTGTTGACCTTTACGGCCAATGAAATGAACTTTAAATACCAGATACCGGTAAATGCCGAGGTTATTTCTTCTATCGGTGTGGCACTGGCCATGGTAAGGGAGATGGTAGAGCGGACCATTCCCAATCCCACTGCGGAAGATATTGCAGCCCTTAAGAAAGAAGCAAAAGCTTTGGCCATGAACAGCGGTGCAGTGGAAGACAGCATTGAAGTCTATGTGGAAATTGATGAGCAGGCCCAGAAGGTTACAGCCATTGCCATGGGTTCCACAGAGGTTAAGACCACGGACTTAATGAAGAATTGTGATGAGGAAGAGGCACTTCAAATCGCAGCGGAATCCATTGGCCTGGAACAGTCAAAGATGAAGATGGCTGGAAGCAATGGTTCCATATTTGTAGTAACTGCAGAAAAAGACGGGAAGACTCCCGTGAGAATGATAGATAAAAAGGGCTTTGTAAAAGTGCAAAGGTCCAATGGTACGGTACTGGTAACCACAAAATCAAGGCTACGTGATGATTTAAAACTGGCCTGGGATAAGGCCAGCAACTTTTCAAGCGAGGTCAGGATCAATCCGGATTGCTATATTGCCGCAGAATCCAGGGTTATCGATTATTCCGGAATTCCGGCCCTGGAACAGGTAACCGGATTGGCCGGGGTTGAGCTTATTGATATAAAAGAGGATGCAGAAATCATCCTGGTCCTGGCTCGCAATGAGCTGTAG
- a CDS encoding citrate transporter yields the protein MLDIITGILLLLVFVGLVVYCMKGGNLLIGFIATAVLWCVIGRVPINEVVSDVFQKPLDDYGKTIAIIIFGAWFGRILVDTGIAGYIIKKTVEFAGDRPLVTTLLLCITCNLLFTSVFGVGSVMAIGMIVLPILFSMGVEKRAALGAYMLSVAGGMYLNIAYVSQFEKVFGEEVASYNDNYIRFALMATAIHMVIMIAFVVYHHFKSNKRGRRRAWEAGVQDSYEEKPLGWYCFIVPFVPIAMVGIFKWQPVPAFLLGSFVGLLFTRNLRTYKTAVDKTQKTLYDGVADSGLLIGMLYSVNIFQGAATKVVPYLQTLLGDVVPRSEIVVLAAFCILAPLALFRGPLMIWGSGIALYSILNATGAFNPHFLYAIFLIPPVAIVASACPTQSWTMWGLSYAKVEPKQYIKTNLPWAWASLIAIEILIYFTIGRMV from the coding sequence ATGCTTGACATTATTACTGGCATATTACTGCTGCTGGTCTTTGTGGGGCTGGTAGTGTACTGCATGAAAGGCGGAAATCTTCTGATCGGATTTATCGCTACAGCCGTTTTATGGTGTGTAATTGGACGTGTGCCGATCAATGAGGTGGTAAGCGATGTATTCCAAAAGCCGTTAGATGATTATGGAAAGACCATAGCAATCATTATCTTTGGTGCATGGTTTGGACGTATCCTGGTCGATACGGGAATTGCCGGCTATATCATTAAGAAGACGGTAGAATTTGCGGGTGACAGGCCCTTGGTAACCACATTACTATTGTGCATTACCTGTAATCTGCTTTTTACCAGCGTTTTTGGTGTAGGTTCCGTTATGGCAATCGGTATGATCGTACTTCCCATTCTGTTTTCCATGGGAGTGGAAAAAAGAGCGGCTTTAGGCGCCTACATGCTGTCCGTTGCAGGCGGAATGTACTTAAATATTGCTTATGTAAGCCAGTTTGAGAAGGTATTCGGTGAAGAAGTGGCTTCCTATAATGACAACTACATTCGTTTTGCCCTGATGGCAACTGCCATTCACATGGTCATTATGATTGCATTTGTCGTGTACCATCATTTTAAAAGCAATAAAAGAGGAAGAAGGCGGGCCTGGGAGGCCGGTGTCCAGGATAGCTACGAGGAAAAACCTCTTGGATGGTACTGCTTTATCGTACCCTTTGTACCCATTGCAATGGTAGGTATTTTTAAATGGCAGCCAGTTCCCGCATTCCTGTTAGGAAGCTTTGTAGGTCTTTTATTTACACGGAATTTAAGAACCTATAAAACTGCTGTGGATAAGACCCAGAAGACGTTATATGATGGCGTTGCAGACAGCGGACTTCTGATCGGTATGCTTTACAGCGTAAATATTTTCCAGGGAGCCGCTACCAAGGTTGTTCCTTATCTTCAGACTCTGCTTGGGGATGTTGTTCCAAGATCCGAGATTGTAGTTCTGGCTGCATTCTGTATCCTGGCGCCTCTGGCATTGTTCCGCGGACCGTTAATGATTTGGGGCTCCGGTATTGCACTGTATTCCATTTTAAACGCAACGGGAGCATTTAATCCCCACTTCCTGTATGCTATTTTCTTAATCCCTCCGGTTGCTATTGTGGCTAGTGCATGTCCTACTCAGTCCTGGACCATGTGGGGCTTAAGCTATGCAAAGGTAGAACCGAAACAGTACATAAAGACCAACCTGCCGTGGGCCTGGGCAAGCCTAATTGCCATTGAAATTCTTATTTACTTTACGATAGGAAGAATGGTTTAA
- a CDS encoding peptidase U32 family protein translates to MRKTELLIPAGSLEVLKTAVVYGADAVYIGGEAFGLRAKAKNFTMEEIREGIVFAHERGVKVYVTANILAHNDDLTGVEEYFNELKETGLDALIISDPGVFAIAKRIMPDLEIHISTQANNTNYGTYLFWHQLGAKRVVSARELSLTEIKEIRSQIPEDMEIESFIHGAMCISYSGRCLLSNFMTGRDANQGACTHPCRWKYFIVEEQRPGEYMPVYENERGTYIFNSKDLCMIEHIPEMMDAGIDSFKIEGRMKTALYVATVARTYRKAIDDYNKDPEIYRANMEWYRSEIGKCTYREFTTGFYFSKPDSTTQIYDNNTYVKNYTYLGTIEAVDERGLARTTQKNKFSVGDTIEVMKPDGRNLEVLVKAIYDEEGKSQESAPHSKQVLYLELEGDVPQEYDILRCKA, encoded by the coding sequence ATGAGAAAGACCGAACTTTTGATTCCGGCAGGCAGCCTGGAAGTACTTAAAACTGCAGTAGTATACGGCGCAGATGCTGTCTATATCGGTGGAGAAGCCTTTGGCCTCCGCGCCAAGGCAAAGAATTTTACAATGGAAGAGATCCGGGAAGGAATCGTCTTTGCCCACGAAAGAGGGGTAAAGGTCTATGTTACGGCCAACATTCTGGCCCATAATGATGACCTGACCGGAGTTGAGGAATATTTTAATGAATTAAAGGAAACAGGCCTTGACGCCTTGATCATCTCCGATCCGGGAGTATTTGCTATTGCAAAGCGTATTATGCCGGATCTGGAAATCCATATCAGCACTCAGGCCAACAACACCAATTACGGAACTTATCTGTTCTGGCACCAGCTTGGAGCCAAACGGGTCGTTTCCGCCAGGGAGCTTTCTCTGACAGAGATAAAAGAAATACGCAGCCAGATTCCGGAGGATATGGAGATCGAAAGCTTCATCCATGGAGCCATGTGCATTTCCTATTCCGGACGCTGTCTTTTAAGCAATTTTATGACAGGAAGAGATGCCAACCAGGGAGCCTGTACCCATCCATGCCGCTGGAAGTATTTCATCGTTGAAGAACAACGACCGGGAGAATACATGCCGGTTTATGAAAATGAGCGGGGAACCTACATCTTTAATTCCAAGGATTTGTGTATGATCGAACACATCCCGGAGATGATGGATGCGGGGATTGACAGCTTTAAGATAGAGGGCCGCATGAAAACAGCCCTTTATGTAGCCACCGTGGCCAGAACTTACCGGAAGGCCATTGATGATTATAACAAAGACCCTGAAATCTACCGGGCCAATATGGAGTGGTACCGCTCCGAAATCGGTAAATGCACTTACCGGGAATTTACCACCGGCTTTTATTTTAGTAAGCCTGATTCTACCACGCAGATCTATGACAACAACACTTATGTGAAAAACTATACGTATCTGGGAACTATTGAAGCAGTGGATGAGAGAGGATTAGCCCGTACCACACAGAAGAATAAGTTTTCGGTAGGGGACACCATTGAGGTGATGAAGCCCGATGGCAGGAACTTAGAAGTCCTTGTAAAAGCCATTTATGACGAAGAAGGAAAGTCCCAGGAAAGCGCCCCCCATTCCAAGCAGGTGCTGTACTTAGAGTTAGAGGGAGACGTACCCCAGGAATACGATATTTTACGCTGCAAGGCCTGA
- a CDS encoding GntR family transcriptional regulator has protein sequence MLELYKGTISASVDGQEEASRQGESTDNNAYQLLREKILDLHLRPGINLSIRDICDLLNIGRTPVRDALIRLEQEDLVTLLPQRGTRVSKIDLDRVEQERFLRLAVEEEVMKLFMACHTPTDLVELRNNLMEQKAFADMGNGDVRKFLHMDDEFHKIFYRVTDRLFSFQTINNVGGHFRRIRLLSCREAQNIKEIVAQHEEIILALQTRDTKEMLYVLQKHLFKLDRDKKELIKKYPSLFKRNINEDYVNIPWNDDFFETFQSFL, from the coding sequence ATGTTGGAATTATATAAAGGAACCATATCAGCTTCCGTTGACGGCCAGGAGGAGGCTTCCCGTCAGGGAGAAAGCACAGATAATAATGCGTATCAGCTTCTCCGTGAGAAAATCCTGGATCTTCATTTAAGGCCGGGAATTAACTTAAGCATCAGGGATATTTGTGATTTACTAAACATTGGGCGAACTCCGGTAAGAGATGCGCTCATCAGGCTTGAACAGGAAGATTTGGTGACCCTTCTCCCTCAGAGAGGAACAAGGGTGTCCAAGATAGATTTAGATAGAGTGGAACAGGAACGTTTTCTAAGACTAGCCGTAGAAGAGGAGGTTATGAAGCTGTTTATGGCATGTCATACTCCTACGGACTTAGTGGAATTACGGAACAACCTGATGGAACAGAAGGCCTTTGCCGACATGGGCAATGGGGATGTTAGGAAGTTTTTGCATATGGATGATGAATTCCATAAAATATTTTACCGGGTAACAGACCGCCTTTTCAGTTTTCAGACCATCAATAACGTTGGAGGCCATTTCAGGAGAATACGGCTGCTTAGCTGCCGGGAGGCGCAAAATATAAAAGAGATTGTTGCCCAGCATGAGGAGATCATACTCGCTCTGCAGACAAGGGATACCAAAGAAATGCTGTACGTGCTGCAAAAGCACCTTTTTAAATTGGACAGGGACAAAAAAGAATTAATTAAAAAGTACCCAAGTCTGTTCAAGAGAAACATCAATGAAGATTACGTGAATATTCCATGGAACGATGATTTCTTTGAAACATTTCAGTCTTTTTTATAG